A region of the Variovorax sp. 54 genome:
AAAGCGCGTGAGCGAATCGACCAGCAGCAGCACCTTCTTGCCCTGGTCGCGAAAGTGCTCGGCGATGGTGGTCGCCACATAGGCCGACTTGATGCGCTCCATCGGCGGCCGGTCGGAGGTCGACACCACCATCACCGTCTTCGCCAGGCCTTCGGCGCCCAGGTTGTGCTCGATGAACTCCTTCACCTCGCGCCCGCGTTCGCCGATCAGTGCGATCACGTTCACGTCGGCCGTCGAGCCGCGCGCCAGCATGCCCAGCAAGGTGCTCTTGCCCACGCCGGGCGGCGCGAACACGCCGACGCGCTGGCCTTCGCCCAGTGTCAGCAGGCTGTCGAGGGCACGGATGCCGGTGGGCAGCGGCGCGTCGATCATGCGGCGCGCCAGCGGGCTCACGGGCTCGCGGTGCACCGGCAGCTGCATGTGGGTCTTCAGCGGGCCGCGTTCGTCGATGGGCTGGCCCAGCGCATCGAGCACGCGGCCCAGCAGGCTGGTGCCGACCGGGCACACATGGCCGCGCCCGGTGGGCACCACCTCGGTCAGCGCCGAGATGCCGGTGATCGGCCCCAGCGGTGTGAGGATGGCGGTGTTGTTGCGAAAGCCCACCACCTCGGCCAGCAGCGGCGGCTCGCCCGGCGTGACCAGCTCGCACAGCTCGCCCACGTGGGCCTGGATGCCCGAGGCGTCGATCAGCATGCCGACCGCCTTGCTGACACGCCCGCGCATCGCCACCGGCGTGACGCGGCCGAAGGCCTGCGCCAGGTCGGCGACGACGCCCAGGGCCGCATCGGACACCGGGTTCATCGGCCGCCCTCCGCGCCGTCGATGACGCCGCTGCGCTCCACCGCGCGGCGAAAGGCTTCGAGCTGCGCATCGACGCCGATCTCCAGCACGCCCGATGCGGTCTGCACCACGCAGGCGCCGGCGGGCAGTGCCGCGTCGGCCACGAGGCTCACGGTCATGGTCCAGTTGGCGTCAGCGCGCAGGCGCGCCAGCACGTCGCGCAAGGTGGCCTCCTGCGCGGGCGCCACGCGCACGGTGATGAAGGGTTCGTGGCGGATCAGCGTGTCGACGCGCAGCAGCGCCGCCTCGAACAGCGCCGCCGGTTCGGCGTCGGCGACGAACTGGCCCACGGCCTTGACGACGATCTGCGCCATGGACGCGCGCAGCGCATGCAGCTGCCGCTCGCTGGCCATGGTGTCGCTCAGCAACTGGCTCGCGTACTCGGCCTTGGCGCGCTGCAGGCCTTCTTCGTAGCCCTGCCGGCGGCTGGCCTCGGCGTCCTGCACGGCCTGCTGCACGATGCGCCGCGCCTCGCGCCGCGCAGTCTCGACCACGGCCGAGGCGTCGAGCAACGCGGCGTACTCGTTTTCCTTGAGGACCTTGCGCTCGCTCAGGAGCTGCAGGTTCTCGGTGGTGATCAGAAAAGCCAATCCCATTGGGGCAGTCTTTCGGGAACGATGCACGAGAGCACCAGTTCGTTGAGTTGTCGGGCCTGGG
Encoded here:
- a CDS encoding FliI/YscN family ATPase, whose product is MNPVSDAALGVVADLAQAFGRVTPVAMRGRVSKAVGMLIDASGIQAHVGELCELVTPGEPPLLAEVVGFRNNTAILTPLGPITGISALTEVVPTGRGHVCPVGTSLLGRVLDALGQPIDERGPLKTHMQLPVHREPVSPLARRMIDAPLPTGIRALDSLLTLGEGQRVGVFAPPGVGKSTLLGMLARGSTADVNVIALIGERGREVKEFIEHNLGAEGLAKTVMVVSTSDRPPMERIKSAYVATTIAEHFRDQGKKVLLLVDSLTRFARAQREIGLASGEPPTRRSYPPSIFSMLPQLLERAGQGKTGSITAVYSVLTEGDEENDPIAEEVRSILDGHIVLSRKFAAANRYPAIDVLASISRVMPLVASREHCAAAAHFRSLLAKYQEMELLVQIGEYKPGADALADEAIRARPAMLAFLSQPPGMSLPYEQSLAQLLQVGEGAEVAR
- the sctL gene encoding type III secretion system stator protein SctL; its protein translation is MGLAFLITTENLQLLSERKVLKENEYAALLDASAVVETARREARRIVQQAVQDAEASRRQGYEEGLQRAKAEYASQLLSDTMASERQLHALRASMAQIVVKAVGQFVADAEPAALFEAALLRVDTLIRHEPFITVRVAPAQEATLRDVLARLRADANWTMTVSLVADAALPAGACVVQTASGVLEIGVDAQLEAFRRAVERSGVIDGAEGGR